From the genome of Methylocystis bryophila, one region includes:
- the tolB gene encoding Tol-Pal system beta propeller repeat protein TolB — MSTTRRSALKLIAAAAAAPILPAEAGRLIELKGGAFQPINVAVAPFAGDENARLATSVIVNNFKRSVFLNPIDSSSLGPNAAPPDAIPNLEAFRALNAQFVVSGRAQHGQIAFRLFDATTGQQAAGQQFTADAGSARRLAHLVSDAIFTRITGEKGFFDSRVVFVDESGPKNQRRKRLAIMDQDGANLHYLTRGDELVVTPRFSPSTQDVTYMAMAGEGDPKVFLLNVESGEREPLGDFPGMAFAPRFSPDGSRVVMSLSEGSETNLYSLDLSSRRTTRLTDTSAIDTSPCYSPDGGKIVFESDRGGSQQIYMMNAHGGDAKRISFGGGRYSTPVWSPKGDYIAFTKQGSGNFAIGVMKTDGSGERILTEGFHNEGPTWAPNGLFLMFFRDSGGGGGPKIYMVDVFGRSETQVPTPGFASDPAWGPLQG; from the coding sequence ATGAGCACGACCCGCCGCAGCGCTCTAAAACTCATAGCCGCGGCTGCTGCTGCGCCCATCCTGCCTGCCGAGGCTGGCCGGCTCATCGAGCTCAAGGGCGGCGCCTTCCAGCCGATCAACGTCGCCGTCGCGCCCTTCGCCGGCGACGAGAATGCGCGTCTCGCCACGAGCGTCATCGTCAACAACTTCAAGCGCTCGGTGTTCCTCAATCCGATCGATTCCTCGAGCCTCGGCCCCAACGCCGCTCCGCCGGACGCCATCCCCAATCTCGAGGCCTTTCGCGCGCTCAACGCCCAATTCGTCGTGTCCGGCCGCGCGCAGCATGGGCAAATCGCCTTCCGCCTCTTCGACGCGACGACGGGTCAGCAGGCGGCTGGCCAGCAGTTCACGGCCGATGCGGGAAGCGCGCGTCGCCTCGCGCATTTGGTGTCGGACGCAATCTTCACGCGCATCACCGGCGAGAAGGGTTTTTTCGATTCGCGCGTCGTCTTCGTCGACGAGAGCGGGCCGAAGAACCAGCGTCGCAAGCGTCTCGCGATCATGGATCAGGACGGCGCCAATCTGCATTATCTGACGCGCGGCGACGAGCTCGTCGTCACGCCGCGCTTTTCGCCCTCGACGCAGGACGTCACCTACATGGCCATGGCCGGAGAGGGCGATCCGAAGGTCTTTCTGCTCAATGTCGAGAGCGGCGAGCGCGAGCCGCTCGGCGATTTCCCAGGCATGGCCTTCGCGCCGCGCTTCTCTCCCGATGGAAGCAGGGTCGTGATGTCGCTCTCGGAAGGCTCGGAGACGAATCTCTATTCGCTGGATTTGAGCTCGCGCCGCACGACGCGCCTGACGGACACCTCGGCGATCGACACCTCGCCCTGCTACTCGCCCGACGGCGGCAAGATCGTGTTCGAGAGCGACCGCGGCGGCTCGCAGCAGATCTATATGATGAACGCCCATGGCGGCGATGCGAAGCGCATCTCCTTCGGCGGCGGACGCTATTCGACCCCGGTCTGGTCGCCCAAAGGCGATTACATCGCCTTCACGAAGCAGGGCAGCGGCAATTTCGCGATCGGCGTGATGAAGACGGACGGCTCCGGCGAGCGCATCCTGACCGAAGGCTTCCACAACGAAGGGCCGACCTGGGCGCCCAACGGCCTCTTCCTGATGTTCTTTCGCGACTCCGGCGGGGGAGGGGGGCCGAAGATCTACATGGTCGACGTTTTTGGGCGCTCCGAGACGCAAGTCCCGACGCCGGGCTTCGCTTCCGATCCTGCATGGGGGCCGCTGCAGGGGTGA
- the tolQ gene encoding protein TolQ produces the protein MNAAEVAASTLAAPVAEITIWSMFWGAHIVVKCVILGLLCASIWSVMVIIDKSLLIRRTRRTMDLFDEAFWSGNSLEELYNKVSERPTNGTASLFVAAMREWKRSLQSPNASFMGLHSRIDKVLDVSIGREIEKLESSLLVLATVASASPFVGLFGTVWGIMTAFRSIAASKNTSLAVVAPGIAEALFATAVGLVAAIPALIFYNKLQGDVSKAQGRLETFADEFSAILSRQIDQTAGGRDRAA, from the coding sequence ATGAACGCAGCCGAAGTCGCCGCCAGCACCCTCGCGGCTCCCGTCGCCGAGATCACGATCTGGAGCATGTTCTGGGGCGCGCATATCGTCGTCAAATGCGTCATCCTTGGCCTGCTCTGCGCCTCGATCTGGAGCGTGATGGTCATCATCGACAAGAGCCTTCTGATTCGGCGCACCCGCCGCACGATGGATCTCTTCGACGAGGCTTTCTGGTCCGGCAATTCGCTCGAAGAGCTCTACAACAAGGTTTCCGAGCGGCCGACGAACGGCACCGCCTCGCTGTTCGTTGCGGCGATGCGCGAATGGAAGCGCTCTCTACAAAGTCCCAACGCCTCGTTCATGGGGCTTCATTCGCGCATCGACAAAGTGCTCGACGTCTCGATCGGCCGTGAGATCGAGAAGCTCGAATCCTCGCTGCTCGTGCTTGCGACGGTCGCCTCAGCCAGTCCCTTCGTCGGCCTTTTCGGCACGGTTTGGGGCATCATGACCGCCTTCCGCTCGATTGCCGCCTCCAAGAACACCTCGCTCGCCGTCGTGGCTCCCGGCATCGCGGAGGCCCTGTTTGCGACGGCGGTCGGGCTCGTCGCCGCCATTCCGGCGTTGATTTTCTACAATAAGCTCCAGGGCGACGTGTCGAAAGCGCAGGGGCGTCTCGAGACCTTCGCCGACGAGTTCTCCGCCATTCTGTCGCGACAGATCGACCAGACGGCCGGTGGCCGCGACCGGGCGGCTTAA
- a CDS encoding efflux RND transporter periplasmic adaptor subunit — protein sequence MPRAGAKLGGTRAPSAFERALAAPRVKRRSAVMAGALIALAVIAGGGAFWGWRHGRLPLQSREESSSAVVATIHARETTPITAETSGVIGAVYCKRGEAVRAGQPCARIEARGLQDELARQELALRQRIAEAERARAEAGQAKAAADRMARGGARKQKALSAARRAYERAQARALSEDAAMTTAEAAINATKATLKTAELVSPIDGTIVGRAVDVGKMVRAGEPSFLVASDIGVVKIEAQVDAAFAATHRLGDAIAFRVDDIPGQLFHGKLTQMSQEPAAGGADEMSVVLRASNEDGLLQPGSSIRIRFEQSGTGL from the coding sequence CTGCCGCGAGCCGGCGCGAAGCTTGGCGGAACGCGCGCGCCCTCGGCTTTCGAGCGAGCGCTCGCCGCGCCTCGTGTTAAGCGCCGCTCGGCCGTCATGGCGGGCGCGCTCATCGCATTGGCGGTCATTGCGGGCGGCGGCGCCTTTTGGGGCTGGCGTCATGGGCGCCTCCCGCTCCAGTCAAGGGAGGAAAGCTCGTCCGCCGTCGTCGCGACAATCCACGCCAGAGAAACGACCCCCATCACCGCCGAGACATCGGGCGTCATCGGAGCTGTCTACTGCAAGAGGGGAGAAGCCGTGCGGGCAGGCCAGCCTTGCGCCAGGATCGAAGCTCGCGGCCTTCAAGACGAGCTTGCGCGACAGGAATTGGCGTTGCGCCAAAGGATCGCCGAGGCCGAGAGGGCCAGGGCCGAAGCAGGTCAAGCGAAAGCCGCTGCCGACAGAATGGCGCGTGGCGGAGCGCGGAAGCAAAAAGCGCTCAGCGCCGCGCGCAGAGCTTACGAACGGGCGCAAGCGCGCGCCTTAAGCGAGGACGCCGCTATGACGACTGCGGAAGCGGCGATCAACGCAACAAAAGCAACTCTGAAAACTGCAGAGCTCGTCTCGCCGATCGATGGAACCATCGTCGGTCGCGCCGTGGATGTTGGAAAAATGGTAAGAGCCGGAGAACCATCTTTCCTCGTCGCGAGCGACATTGGCGTCGTCAAAATCGAAGCGCAGGTCGATGCGGCTTTTGCAGCGACACACAGACTCGGCGACGCCATCGCTTTTCGCGTCGACGACATCCCCGGACAGCTATTTCACGGCAAGCTCACGCAGATGTCGCAGGAGCCGGCCGCCGGAGGCGCCGACGAGATGAGCGTCGTCCTCAGGGCGAGCAATGAAGACGGTCTCTTGCAGCCAGGCTCTTCGATAAGAATTCGCTTTGAGCAGAGCGGGACTGGACTTTAG
- a CDS encoding ExbD/TolR family protein, protein MGASIQVAARGGGRRGRRRGGRRAPMADINMTPFIDVMLVLLIIFMVAAPLLATGVAVDLPQTKAGQLNIDQKPVAIAIDDKGDIFLMDQPVEIGQLVDRLKDVAKQGFDERIYVRGSKAVNYGRVAEVMSLVTTAGYRKVALVTEQEHK, encoded by the coding sequence ATGGGCGCTTCCATCCAGGTAGCAGCGCGGGGCGGAGGAAGACGCGGGCGCCGTCGCGGCGGTCGCCGCGCGCCGATGGCCGACATCAACATGACGCCGTTCATCGACGTGATGCTCGTGCTCTTGATCATCTTCATGGTCGCCGCGCCGCTGCTCGCGACGGGCGTCGCCGTCGATCTGCCGCAGACCAAGGCGGGCCAGCTCAATATCGATCAGAAGCCGGTCGCGATCGCGATCGACGACAAGGGCGACATCTTCCTGATGGATCAGCCCGTCGAGATCGGCCAGCTCGTCGACCGGCTCAAGGACGTCGCCAAGCAAGGCTTCGACGAGCGCATCTATGTGCGCGGCTCGAAAGCCGTGAATTACGGACGTGTCGCAGAAGTCATGTCGCTCGTCACCACCGCCGGCTATCGCAAGGTGGCGCTCGTGACCGAGCAAGAACACAAATAA